A region of Alteromonadaceae bacterium 2753L.S.0a.02 DNA encodes the following proteins:
- a CDS encoding phage tail protein X: protein MKTLYANQNETLDAICFRSYGITARVVEEVLKVNPGLCELGPVLPMGTAVLLPDIETQQTTTSVNIWD, encoded by the coding sequence ATGAAAACACTTTACGCGAACCAAAATGAGACCCTGGACGCGATTTGTTTTAGGTCTTACGGCATCACGGCGCGAGTGGTTGAGGAAGTATTAAAAGTAAACCCCGGCTTATGTGAGTTGGGACCTGTTTTACCGATGGGTACAGCGGTTTTATTGCCCGATATCGAAACCCAGCAAACAACAACAAGTGTAAATATTTGGGATTAA
- a CDS encoding capsid scaffolding serine peptidase GPO produces MSKPTESNTQQKTKKYKSKKFRIGKQGATTDGRKIERAWLEQAAKNYNTKKYGARVNLEHFKGILPDGPFKCYGDVVALSTEEENGELYLLAEIDPTESALKLNKERQKVYTSMELDTDFADSGQAYLVGLALTDSPASLGTDMLQFSANSAASPLASRKIRPENLFTEALEVVLEFDEIEQKPGVLESVKEMLSSKFKKAEGANEQLRADVVDSFEQLTSTLLENMPTAESFAELNSKHEALLAKFNKLENDHNALVEKLSKQPQTPPRSFATGGNNQEKTDC; encoded by the coding sequence ATGAGTAAACCCACAGAATCTAACACGCAGCAAAAAACGAAAAAATACAAGTCTAAAAAATTCAGAATTGGCAAACAGGGTGCAACTACAGACGGCCGTAAAATTGAACGTGCTTGGCTAGAACAAGCAGCGAAAAATTACAACACAAAAAAATACGGTGCGCGGGTAAACCTAGAGCACTTCAAAGGTATATTGCCCGATGGCCCGTTTAAATGTTATGGCGATGTTGTTGCGCTAAGTACCGAAGAGGAAAACGGCGAGCTCTATTTGTTGGCAGAAATCGACCCCACAGAATCGGCATTGAAGCTCAATAAAGAGCGGCAAAAAGTATATACGTCTATGGAGCTTGATACTGATTTCGCCGACTCAGGTCAAGCCTACCTAGTAGGCCTGGCTCTTACAGATTCCCCTGCTAGCTTGGGTACCGACATGCTCCAATTCAGCGCCAACAGTGCTGCAAGCCCTCTCGCATCGCGCAAAATTAGACCAGAGAACCTGTTTACCGAAGCTTTGGAAGTGGTGCTGGAGTTTGACGAAATTGAACAAAAACCTGGTGTGCTTGAGAGCGTTAAAGAAATGCTCTCAAGTAAATTTAAAAAAGCCGAGGGTGCAAACGAGCAATTGCGTGCTGATGTAGTAGATAGTTTTGAACAGCTCACGAGCACGTTACTTGAAAACATGCCTACCGCTGAAAGTTTCGCTGAATTGAATAGTAAGCACGAAGCACTACTGGCGAAGTTTAACAAACTTGAAAACGATCACAACGCGCTGGTTGAAAAACTCAGCAAGCAGCCACAAACGCCGCCGCGATCATTTGCCACTGGCGGAAACAATCAAGAAAAAACCGACTGTTAA
- a CDS encoding head completion protein GPL codes for MLVAPNTPQQGTESESTEITNHPFFPSLLLADFRDVERVDATASESRAGVALYNAMLDANTRLADWMAEQTAQGITELSNVPQKPGHPPGANLRLYKQAVYSLAKAALLELLHDYDSTGDTPTENSNAANECRRNAAWAINDLTNVPRVTIELI; via the coding sequence ATGTTAGTCGCACCCAATACACCCCAGCAGGGCACCGAAAGCGAAAGCACGGAAATTACAAACCACCCCTTTTTTCCCAGCTTATTGTTGGCTGATTTTCGGGATGTTGAACGCGTGGACGCAACCGCAAGTGAAAGCCGGGCTGGGGTAGCTTTGTACAACGCAATGCTCGATGCTAATACTCGCCTGGCCGACTGGATGGCAGAACAGACCGCGCAAGGCATTACAGAGTTAAGCAACGTACCTCAAAAGCCGGGGCACCCTCCCGGCGCTAACTTACGACTCTACAAACAGGCGGTTTATTCTCTCGCTAAAGCTGCGTTGCTTGAACTGCTACACGACTACGATAGCACCGGCGATACACCCACGGAAAACAGCAACGCTGCAAACGAATGTCGTCGTAATGCAGCGTGGGCGATTAACGACCTAACGAACGTGCCACGGGTAACAATTGAGCTGATATGA
- a CDS encoding putative phage holin, which translates to MAEPSSAAIATATVTGVTLLSYLTNIDAETLMGAASGASIFVISAKDHKLLTRFIYLIISLCMGYQAGPVLLENFFKTPSVCAFVFSACCINLAQQLIKASENASIFRWFKS; encoded by the coding sequence ATGGCAGAACCCAGCAGCGCCGCAATAGCAACTGCAACCGTAACTGGCGTTACGCTGTTGAGCTATTTAACCAATATCGATGCAGAAACACTCATGGGTGCCGCAAGTGGTGCCAGTATCTTTGTTATTTCCGCGAAAGATCACAAATTACTTACCCGCTTTATATATCTGATTATTTCTTTATGCATGGGTTACCAGGCCGGTCCTGTGTTGCTCGAAAACTTCTTTAAAACGCCAAGTGTTTGCGCGTTCGTGTTTTCGGCGTGCTGTATTAATCTCGCACAACAACTAATAAAAGCTAGCGAGAATGCCAGTATTTTTAGGTGGTTCAAATCATGA
- a CDS encoding small terminase subunit yields the protein MTSKNNMSPAAKLRQKKLAAKAAAKAPHGKQQTGDAYALHMAALAEARQQLSSAQSMDRKIAIKKEKLTEFLPYVEGAIENGNGAQDQVIANIMVWCLDVGEIDTGIHIAEYMLKHGMDSADQYQRTVPAILVEETIDPALKDGLTVRWSDGKITNASDFNAKRLAQFKMVETLTRDHDMHDQIRAKLFKAIGSYEALAGKLTQAVESFERALKLDSNVGVKKHVERIHALITKQSA from the coding sequence ATGACCAGCAAAAATAATATGAGCCCGGCTGCGAAGTTACGTCAAAAAAAACTTGCCGCCAAAGCCGCTGCGAAAGCGCCACATGGCAAACAGCAGACCGGCGACGCCTACGCTCTCCACATGGCTGCACTTGCTGAAGCGCGTCAGCAATTGAGCTCGGCTCAAAGCATGGATCGTAAAATCGCCATAAAAAAGGAAAAATTGACCGAATTTTTACCTTATGTAGAAGGCGCGATTGAAAATGGAAACGGCGCACAAGATCAAGTGATCGCAAACATAATGGTATGGTGTCTTGACGTGGGCGAGATAGATACCGGTATACATATCGCAGAATATATGCTGAAACACGGCATGGATTCGGCCGACCAATATCAACGCACAGTGCCCGCGATTTTGGTTGAAGAAACCATCGATCCAGCTTTAAAAGATGGTTTAACCGTGCGCTGGTCAGATGGGAAAATTACTAATGCAAGCGACTTCAATGCCAAGCGTCTTGCGCAATTCAAAATGGTGGAAACTCTAACCAGAGACCACGATATGCACGACCAAATCAGAGCGAAATTATTTAAAGCTATTGGTTCTTACGAAGCACTTGCAGGCAAGCTTACACAAGCAGTGGAATCGTTTGAGCGTGCATTAAAACTAGATTCTAACGTGGGTGTTAAAAAACACGTAGAACGCATTCACGCGCTAATAACCAAGCAGAGCGCATAA
- a CDS encoding putative 3TM holin, producing the protein MITLLINIISFIAILATAVRLLTFRRGKRRYIRIISILAWLHVVALYLEAYCLVKHPPQTLTLALFIFFMSITVLLLVLKRQGNIAKMYQFQTPKLRHLLELKK; encoded by the coding sequence ATGATAACGCTACTAATCAATATAATTAGTTTTATCGCAATTCTGGCAACAGCAGTGCGATTGTTAACATTTAGACGTGGTAAAAGAAGGTATATAAGAATAATTTCAATACTCGCATGGTTACATGTTGTTGCATTGTATTTAGAAGCCTATTGCTTGGTTAAACACCCACCTCAAACTTTAACGTTAGCTCTTTTTATATTTTTTATGTCTATTACAGTGTTACTGCTGGTTCTTAAACGCCAGGGTAATATTGCCAAAATGTACCAATTTCAAACGCCAAAACTACGCCACTTATTGGAGCTTAAAAAATGA
- a CDS encoding PBSX family phage portal protein, whose protein sequence is MSKKRKQATTAEPEYFTFGEPTPVLSQFDVLYHDCWAFGSKYWEPPTDQAALSKIYRATAHHGSALQTKRNILLNTFNPTKYLNRQDFARLAQDFLILGNLYGEMIFNRLGGLIGVKPALARYVRRSCDLSGYWWVPSYNQETEFKTGSIIHVMQPDINQEVYGVPDYLGALQSVLLNESATLFRRKYYENGSHAGFILYMTDPAHSQNDVNTLREALKGAKGPGNFKNAFMYAPNGKKDGMQLIPVSEVAAKDEFLNIKNVSRDDQLAGHRVPPQLMGIIPNNTGGFGDAEKAARVFIEMELKPLQQYFLQLNDAAGIEIVKFDSYTFPNLGTD, encoded by the coding sequence ATGAGCAAAAAAAGAAAACAAGCGACGACGGCAGAGCCCGAATACTTTACCTTCGGCGAACCAACCCCGGTGCTTTCTCAATTTGATGTGCTATATCATGACTGTTGGGCATTTGGTTCAAAATATTGGGAGCCCCCAACAGACCAGGCCGCACTTTCTAAAATATATCGCGCAACTGCACACCATGGCTCTGCACTTCAAACAAAAAGAAATATTCTTTTAAACACCTTCAATCCAACTAAATATTTAAACCGGCAGGACTTCGCTAGGCTTGCTCAAGACTTTTTAATTCTTGGCAACCTGTATGGCGAAATGATTTTCAACAGACTGGGTGGATTAATTGGAGTTAAACCCGCTCTAGCTCGCTATGTGCGTCGATCTTGTGATTTAAGCGGTTACTGGTGGGTACCTAGCTACAACCAAGAGACTGAATTCAAAACAGGTTCGATCATTCATGTAATGCAGCCAGACATTAACCAAGAAGTATACGGCGTGCCAGATTACTTGGGAGCTCTGCAAAGCGTTTTGCTAAACGAGAGTGCGACACTGTTTCGGCGTAAGTATTATGAAAACGGCAGCCACGCCGGTTTTATTCTGTATATGACAGACCCCGCGCATAGTCAAAATGATGTAAACACTCTGCGCGAGGCGCTAAAGGGGGCTAAAGGGCCAGGCAACTTTAAAAACGCGTTTATGTACGCACCAAACGGAAAAAAAGACGGCATGCAGCTAATACCAGTTAGTGAGGTAGCGGCCAAAGACGAATTTCTAAATATTAAAAATGTCAGCCGCGATGACCAGCTAGCAGGCCACCGAGTACCACCCCAATTAATGGGGATAATTCCAAACAATACCGGAGGGTTTGGCGATGCAGAAAAAGCCGCGAGGGTTTTTATTGAAATGGAATTAAAGCCATTACAACAATACTTTCTACAATTGAATGACGCGGCAGGTATTGAAATTGTAAAGTTTGATTCATACACATTTCCGAACCTGGGAACAGATTAA
- a CDS encoding regulatory Fis family protein, translated as MNFVIAISILALSLKILTLFSKWGLFVKAPKSVIVFFAALLSMNVVELISFETASQPSMLVLKAYYIFAGLAAYSALYHILESSARLISRSRLLMMSALLIFSVAVIAPNVGISGVKSIGYSITRVPGPYYWVIQVLLLSPILTLLIVLTARASNPLPAFASRTTRIQIMAFGPLAIVGVLIIFLMAFNVKINGAVVISLTVCLTIWVLIYATNTYSSFRLLSLIPSTPENKAAHALFDYLAEPRSGFNEAIQQLERMLLSEAMQMTNGNKTKAAEMLGLARPTFLRKLSKHDLSG; from the coding sequence TTGAACTTTGTAATCGCAATCAGCATATTAGCTCTATCGCTTAAAATATTAACGCTTTTCAGTAAGTGGGGCTTGTTCGTTAAAGCCCCCAAGAGCGTTATCGTCTTCTTTGCCGCACTTTTAAGTATGAATGTGGTAGAGCTGATATCGTTTGAAACTGCGTCTCAGCCTTCTATGCTCGTTCTGAAGGCCTATTACATTTTCGCTGGCCTGGCGGCTTATTCAGCCCTTTACCACATCTTAGAATCATCAGCCCGACTCATAAGTCGGTCGCGGCTGTTGATGATGTCGGCCTTACTCATCTTCTCTGTCGCCGTGATTGCACCGAATGTTGGCATAAGTGGTGTAAAAAGCATCGGATATTCAATCACCCGGGTACCTGGGCCGTATTATTGGGTAATCCAGGTTTTGCTCTTAAGCCCCATCCTCACGCTTTTGATCGTGCTTACGGCAAGAGCGTCGAATCCGCTACCCGCTTTCGCCTCGAGAACAACCCGAATTCAGATTATGGCCTTCGGGCCTCTGGCGATTGTGGGTGTGCTGATTATCTTCTTAATGGCGTTTAATGTGAAAATTAACGGTGCTGTTGTTATTTCACTCACCGTTTGCCTGACCATTTGGGTACTGATTTACGCCACTAACACCTATAGCAGCTTTAGGCTGCTATCCTTGATCCCCTCAACCCCTGAAAATAAGGCCGCGCACGCGCTATTTGATTACCTCGCAGAACCACGATCTGGCTTTAACGAAGCGATACAGCAGCTTGAACGAATGCTGTTGAGTGAAGCGATGCAAATGACGAATGGCAACAAGACCAAGGCCGCCGAAATGCTGGGTTTAGCTCGTCCTACATTCCTTCGAAAGCTTTCTAAGCACGATTTGTCTGGCTAG
- a CDS encoding P2 family phage major capsid protein translates to MENETRKLYEQYLSQIANLNGVSSPEKTFAVTPSVQQTLEKRIQESSEFLGKINIVGVRDKSGEKVGLGVSGTIAGRTDTSTKDRVPREMVSLDGNQYDCQFTEYDTSLRYATIDQWAKFPDFQTKLRDAIIRQQALDRIMVGFNGTSIAAETDRATNPLLQDVNKGWLQKYRENKPESVMDEGGQTGVVRIGNGGDYANIDALVFDAVNNNVASWHAERTDLVAIVGRALLADKYFPLIDKENAPTEMRALDVIVSEKRLGGLQAVRVPFVPAGVIFITPLSNLSVYFQEGTRRRHLTENPKRSRIENYESSNDDFVIEDYDAGCLIENITLI, encoded by the coding sequence ATGGAAAACGAAACACGAAAACTGTACGAGCAATATTTGTCGCAAATCGCCAATCTAAACGGCGTATCAAGCCCTGAAAAAACCTTTGCGGTTACTCCAAGCGTACAACAAACACTCGAAAAACGTATCCAAGAATCTAGCGAATTTTTGGGAAAAATTAATATTGTCGGTGTACGAGATAAATCCGGCGAAAAAGTCGGCTTGGGTGTTTCGGGTACTATTGCTGGTCGTACCGATACTAGCACCAAGGACCGAGTACCACGCGAAATGGTAAGCCTGGACGGCAATCAGTACGATTGCCAGTTCACGGAATATGACACATCGCTACGTTACGCGACTATAGACCAGTGGGCAAAATTCCCAGATTTTCAAACTAAATTGCGTGACGCTATCATACGGCAGCAGGCGTTAGACCGTATTATGGTCGGCTTCAACGGTACAAGCATTGCCGCAGAAACAGACCGGGCAACCAATCCACTTTTGCAAGACGTCAACAAAGGCTGGCTACAAAAATATCGTGAAAACAAGCCTGAGTCTGTAATGGATGAGGGCGGCCAGACTGGTGTTGTGCGTATTGGTAACGGTGGCGACTATGCGAATATAGATGCTCTGGTGTTTGATGCAGTTAACAACAACGTTGCGTCATGGCACGCAGAGCGCACCGACTTGGTGGCAATTGTTGGGCGTGCACTTTTGGCCGATAAATATTTTCCACTTATCGATAAAGAAAACGCCCCAACTGAGATGCGCGCACTTGATGTGATCGTGAGCGAAAAACGTTTAGGCGGTCTGCAAGCTGTACGTGTTCCTTTTGTTCCCGCTGGCGTAATTTTTATTACGCCATTATCAAATCTTTCTGTGTACTTCCAGGAAGGTACTCGACGTCGCCACCTTACCGAAAACCCCAAGCGCTCACGCATTGAAAATTACGAAAGCTCTAACGACGATTTTGTAATTGAAGACTACGACGCCGGCTGTCTGATTGAAAACATCACATTGATTTAA
- a CDS encoding 3-oxoacyl-[acyl-carrier-protein] synthase-3 has protein sequence MINQPCTSKIVGAGAFVPEQTVTSDELMTELKIDQIGIPTAFFERSTGIVERRWSDEPCTNMAIKASQSALVDANIDPVDIDAVIYCGIHPVRSEPATSHEVQRAIGARNATSFDISNACMGLLNGLSLADCYISAGAASNILVCAGEQPSLVSLDVMRQLKKSLSRENFRRLMGAFTVGDGGGAFVVSREGYGPQFRKMQFRSYAELSDQCYVTTGEDFIEFEMQMEAISKAMVAAHQEMIATTYSGLAWTPNDISTLFCHQVGARPHRRMVEMSGVNKNKAPITYERFGNLTSVTFAINYVANKPSRGDKLLFCGAGSGLSVCQIGLEF, from the coding sequence ATGATCAACCAACCTTGCACTTCAAAAATCGTAGGCGCTGGCGCTTTTGTTCCAGAACAAACCGTAACTTCAGATGAATTGATGACAGAACTTAAGATCGACCAAATTGGCATTCCAACCGCTTTTTTTGAGCGGTCTACCGGTATCGTTGAGAGGCGTTGGTCGGATGAGCCCTGCACAAATATGGCGATAAAGGCTTCACAATCGGCTCTTGTTGATGCGAACATAGACCCCGTTGATATCGATGCCGTAATATATTGCGGTATCCACCCTGTGCGATCAGAGCCGGCTACATCCCATGAGGTGCAACGCGCGATTGGCGCCAGAAACGCTACTTCGTTTGATATTTCCAACGCCTGTATGGGACTGCTTAACGGGCTGTCGTTGGCGGACTGCTACATCAGTGCTGGCGCGGCCAGTAACATATTGGTTTGTGCCGGGGAGCAACCTTCGCTCGTGTCGCTGGATGTTATGCGGCAACTCAAAAAGTCGCTCTCGAGAGAAAACTTCCGTAGATTGATGGGAGCTTTCACGGTGGGTGACGGAGGTGGCGCATTCGTTGTGAGCCGCGAGGGTTACGGCCCACAATTCAGAAAGATGCAGTTTCGCTCTTATGCCGAGCTCTCTGATCAGTGCTATGTCACCACTGGTGAGGACTTTATTGAATTTGAGATGCAAATGGAGGCAATCAGTAAGGCCATGGTCGCGGCGCATCAGGAGATGATCGCAACTACCTATTCCGGCCTCGCCTGGACGCCAAATGATATATCGACATTATTCTGCCACCAGGTAGGCGCAAGGCCCCACAGGCGTATGGTGGAGATGTCTGGGGTGAACAAAAACAAAGCACCTATCACTTATGAGAGATTTGGAAATTTAACTAGTGTAACTTTTGCTATAAACTATGTCGCTAATAAGCCTTCAAGGGGCGACAAGTTATTATTTTGTGGTGCGGGTAGCGGCCTTTCGGTTTGTCAAATTGGACTTGAGTTTTGA